From the Fibrobacter sp. UWB11 genome, one window contains:
- a CDS encoding sigma 54-interacting transcriptional regulator, whose product MPTSIGPEISVIQKISVAIIHERDVEKLLENVLGILESELGMLRGTFALLFGDTLKIEASRGLDESEKQRGSYRMGEGITGHVAERGLSHVIPDLRKDSRFLNRTGSRHYESQVAFICVPLIHDGHVIGTLSIDRPVDGSTDLDRDVALLEIIANITGDAANECIELHGEREAMLEENRKLRDMLSNNPGELVGNCREMRQVYEQVRQVAPSDATVLIRGGSGTGKEMIARAIVNLSGRKDKPFITLNCAALPENLVESELFGHEKGAFTGALNRRIGRAEAADGGTLFLDEIGDLTMQTQVKLLRFLQERTFSRVGSNEELHSDVRFLAATSRNLEELISQGKFREDLFYRLNIFPITMPDLAKRKSDIILLAEHFIEKMNLRYGKKVQRLSTTAINLLMSYHWPGNVRELENCIERAVLTATDDCVHSYNLPPSLQTSLSVGTIGAPNDKIAPLEVMMENYEREIITEAIKRNDGNISAAGRDLGVSPRMMNYRMNKLGIKSGR is encoded by the coding sequence ATGCCCACTTCTATAGGTCCAGAAATTTCGGTAATCCAAAAGATTAGCGTTGCGATTATTCACGAGCGTGATGTTGAAAAGTTGCTCGAGAATGTGCTTGGCATTTTGGAATCTGAACTTGGAATGCTGCGCGGTACGTTTGCGCTGCTCTTTGGCGATACCCTGAAAATTGAGGCTTCGCGCGGACTTGATGAATCTGAAAAACAGCGTGGCTCTTATCGAATGGGTGAAGGTATTACGGGACATGTCGCAGAACGCGGCTTGAGCCATGTAATTCCGGACTTACGCAAGGATTCCAGATTCTTGAACCGTACGGGGAGCCGCCATTACGAATCTCAGGTGGCGTTTATCTGTGTGCCGCTGATTCATGATGGACATGTTATCGGAACGCTTTCGATTGACCGTCCGGTAGATGGTTCGACCGACTTGGATCGCGATGTGGCGTTGCTCGAAATTATTGCAAATATTACGGGCGATGCTGCAAACGAATGTATTGAACTTCACGGCGAACGTGAGGCGATGCTCGAAGAAAACCGCAAGTTGCGCGATATGCTTTCGAACAATCCCGGCGAACTTGTGGGTAATTGCCGTGAAATGCGCCAGGTGTACGAACAAGTGCGTCAGGTGGCTCCGAGTGATGCAACGGTGTTGATTCGAGGCGGTAGCGGTACGGGTAAGGAAATGATTGCCCGCGCTATCGTGAACTTGTCAGGTCGAAAGGACAAACCGTTTATTACGCTCAACTGCGCTGCGCTCCCGGAAAATCTTGTCGAGAGCGAACTTTTCGGACATGAAAAGGGCGCGTTTACGGGAGCATTGAATCGCCGTATTGGCCGTGCTGAAGCTGCAGATGGGGGAACACTGTTCCTCGATGAAATTGGCGATTTGACCATGCAAACTCAGGTCAAGTTGTTGCGCTTTTTGCAGGAACGTACTTTTAGCCGTGTCGGTAGCAATGAAGAACTCCATTCTGATGTGCGCTTCTTGGCGGCAACGAGCCGTAATCTTGAAGAGCTTATCTCTCAGGGCAAGTTCCGCGAAGACCTTTTCTACCGTTTGAACATTTTCCCGATCACGATGCCTGATTTGGCGAAGCGCAAATCTGATATTATTTTGCTTGCAGAACACTTTATTGAAAAGATGAATCTGCGTTACGGCAAGAAGGTACAGCGCCTTTCGACAACGGCAATCAATTTGCTTATGAGCTATCATTGGCCGGGCAACGTTCGTGAACTTGAAAACTGCATTGAACGTGCTGTGCTTACGGCTACCGATGATTGTGTCCATAGCTATAACTTGCCGCCTTCACTGCAGACAAGTTTGAGCGTCGGTACGATTGGTGCTCCGAACGATAAGATTGCACCGCTTGAAGTGATGATGGAAAATTATGAACGTGAAATCATTACTGAAGCAATCAAGCGTAATGATGGTAATATCTCGGCAGCTGGGCGCGATTTGGGCGTTTCTCCGCGTATGATGAATTACCGCATGAATAAGCTCGGGATTAAATCTGGGCGCTAA
- a CDS encoding superoxide dismutase has translation MTQPINGKFEMPSLPYAATDLAPVLSAETIEFHYGKHLQTYVNNLNAALPGSAFEGKSLEEIVKTADGGVFNNAGQILNHAMYFLQFAAPKEGNVPTGKIADAIARDFGSFEKFQEEFQAKGAGLFGSGWVWLSADASGKLVITQEGNAQNPITKGLTPLLTFDVWEHAYYIDYRNRRPDYLKSLWSIVNWDVVNARLG, from the coding sequence ATGACTCAACCCATCAACGGTAAATTTGAAATGCCGTCTCTTCCGTATGCTGCAACTGATTTGGCTCCGGTCTTGAGCGCCGAAACGATTGAGTTTCATTATGGCAAGCATTTGCAAACTTACGTGAATAACTTGAATGCAGCCCTTCCGGGAAGTGCGTTCGAGGGCAAGTCTTTAGAAGAAATTGTAAAGACTGCTGATGGGGGCGTTTTCAATAACGCTGGCCAGATTCTGAATCACGCCATGTATTTCTTGCAGTTTGCGGCCCCCAAGGAAGGGAATGTTCCGACGGGAAAAATTGCCGATGCGATTGCCCGTGATTTTGGTTCCTTCGAAAAATTCCAGGAAGAATTCCAGGCGAAGGGTGCTGGGCTTTTTGGCTCCGGTTGGGTTTGGCTTTCTGCCGATGCTTCGGGTAAGCTCGTAATCACGCAAGAAGGTAACGCGCAAAACCCGATTACCAAGGGGCTCACGCCGCTTTTAACGTTTGACGTGTGGGAACATGCCTATTATATAGATTATCGCAATCGCCGTCCGGATTACTTGAAGTCTCTGTGGAGCATTGTAAATTGGGACGTTGTGAACGCGCGTCTTGGATAA
- the dapF gene encoding diaminopimelate epimerase — MNFSKWTGLGNDFVLLEPGESLDFGSGFEQRIIKLCDRRFGIGADGVVLVTPMDGEGCLVLNGVGGAGPASKAVANGVDFEMRIFNADGSEAAMCGNATRCVAKFIRSRGLAKSEDTKVFNLHTKSGLVRPTLLDDGRVCVDMGHPRAFLDSIKLTADCYDFTAETVSMGNPHAVIFVDDIEKIQLEKWGSILEVDKQFPDRCNIEFAQVISPTQIRMRVWERGCGVTMACGTGSCATLVAAQRTGRVGVEADVVLDGGVLHIKHEEDGPVLMTGPAEEVFKGTID; from the coding sequence ATGAATTTTTCAAAATGGACCGGGTTAGGTAACGATTTCGTTCTCCTGGAACCGGGTGAGTCGCTGGATTTTGGCAGCGGATTTGAACAGCGTATCATTAAACTTTGCGACCGCCGTTTTGGCATTGGTGCCGATGGTGTGGTCCTTGTGACTCCTATGGATGGCGAGGGGTGCCTCGTGCTTAATGGTGTCGGTGGTGCGGGTCCTGCGTCAAAGGCTGTTGCAAACGGCGTCGATTTTGAAATGCGTATTTTCAATGCCGATGGCTCGGAAGCGGCGATGTGCGGGAACGCCACGCGTTGTGTTGCGAAGTTTATCCGTAGTCGCGGTCTTGCAAAGTCCGAAGACACGAAGGTTTTCAATTTGCACACGAAGAGCGGTCTTGTTCGCCCGACGCTTTTGGACGATGGCCGCGTGTGTGTTGACATGGGGCATCCGAGGGCGTTCCTTGACTCCATTAAGCTTACGGCAGACTGTTATGATTTTACCGCGGAGACGGTTTCTATGGGAAATCCGCACGCGGTCATTTTTGTTGATGATATCGAAAAGATTCAACTTGAAAAATGGGGAAGTATTCTCGAAGTCGATAAGCAGTTCCCTGACCGTTGCAATATTGAATTTGCACAAGTGATTTCGCCCACGCAAATCCGCATGCGGGTTTGGGAACGAGGGTGCGGAGTTACGATGGCTTGTGGTACTGGCAGCTGCGCCACCCTCGTTGCGGCCCAGCGCACGGGCCGCGTGGGCGTCGAGGCTGATGTTGTTCTTGATGGTGGCGTTTTGCACATCAAGCACGAAGAAGATGGACCTGTGCTGATGACTGGCCCTGCGGAAGAAGTTTTTAAAGGGACAATTGATTAA
- a CDS encoding glutamine synthetase III, translating to MSNEYRLKAIKEIASENATGVMPAAPANIDFYGEDVFNAEAMRTYLPKDICKKLFATIDGGAPLDPSIAGEVAHAMKKWAIDRGATHFTHWFQPLTGSTAEKHDSFLEPEDGKAILAFSGKNLIVGEPDASSFPSGGLRSTFEARGYTAWDPTSPAFIKRHGNGATLCIPTAFCSYTGEALDKKTPLLRSIQALQKSADRLMGLFGVAPQKVTVTLGAEQEYFLVDKRFYLQRPDLYQAGRTLFGAAPAKHQQMEDHYFGSIPSRILNFMNDVEKELWKLGIPAKTRHNEVAPAQFELAPMFEEVNLACDHNMQIMEVLRQVADRHGLVCLLHEKPFAGINGSGKHNNWSVNYGKTNLLNPGKDPHQNAIFLTTLCAVIYAVDTHADLLRMAVASAGNDHRLGANEAPPAIISMYLGDQLADVVDQLEKGDPKSSKQAGALKLGSDTLPPLPRDATDRNRTSPFAFTGNKFEFRAPGSSQSCSEPNVILNTIVAEAFDIIADKLANVPAEKFHEELQNLLQKIVKEHKRVIFNGNGYTDEWVEEAAKRGLPNTRTTMEALQALNKKENVALFEKYGVFNKRELDSRYEVNMEDYHKKIHIEGEIARDMAKDIILPQAIEAYSAALKANEMALNQGFPALDSYAKPLGEGIKKLLAAIEVMEKALAGKHEDILNGMLDLRLIVDSLEKIVPDEKWPLPKYREMLFIY from the coding sequence ATGAGCAACGAATACAGATTAAAAGCTATCAAGGAAATCGCAAGTGAAAACGCAACGGGCGTAATGCCGGCAGCACCTGCAAACATCGACTTTTACGGCGAAGACGTTTTCAACGCCGAAGCGATGCGCACCTACCTTCCGAAAGACATTTGCAAAAAGCTCTTCGCTACTATTGATGGTGGCGCACCGCTCGACCCGAGCATCGCTGGCGAAGTTGCACACGCTATGAAAAAGTGGGCCATCGATCGCGGTGCCACTCACTTCACTCACTGGTTCCAGCCTCTTACTGGTTCTACTGCAGAAAAACACGACTCCTTCCTTGAACCCGAAGATGGCAAAGCCATCCTCGCGTTCAGCGGCAAGAACTTGATTGTTGGCGAACCGGACGCATCTTCCTTCCCGAGCGGCGGCCTTCGCTCTACGTTTGAAGCTCGTGGTTACACCGCTTGGGACCCGACTTCCCCGGCTTTCATCAAGCGTCACGGCAACGGCGCAACCCTTTGCATCCCGACTGCATTCTGTAGCTATACTGGTGAAGCACTCGACAAGAAGACTCCGCTCCTCCGCTCCATCCAAGCTTTGCAGAAATCCGCCGACCGCCTCATGGGCCTCTTCGGTGTCGCTCCGCAGAAGGTCACCGTCACGCTCGGTGCCGAACAGGAATACTTCCTCGTCGACAAGCGCTTCTATCTCCAGCGCCCGGACCTCTACCAGGCTGGCCGCACCTTGTTCGGTGCCGCTCCGGCTAAGCACCAGCAGATGGAAGACCACTACTTCGGTAGCATTCCGTCCCGCATTTTGAACTTTATGAACGATGTGGAAAAGGAACTCTGGAAGCTCGGCATTCCGGCAAAGACCCGCCACAACGAAGTCGCTCCGGCTCAGTTCGAACTCGCTCCGATGTTCGAAGAAGTGAACCTCGCTTGCGACCACAACATGCAGATTATGGAAGTCCTCCGTCAGGTTGCTGACCGCCACGGACTCGTCTGCCTCCTCCACGAAAAGCCGTTTGCAGGCATCAACGGTTCTGGTAAGCACAACAACTGGTCTGTGAACTATGGTAAGACCAACCTCTTGAACCCGGGTAAGGACCCGCACCAGAACGCCATCTTCCTCACCACGCTCTGCGCTGTGATTTACGCCGTCGATACTCACGCTGACCTGCTCCGTATGGCTGTTGCAAGCGCTGGTAACGACCACCGCCTTGGCGCAAACGAAGCTCCTCCGGCAATCATCTCCATGTACCTCGGTGACCAGCTTGCTGACGTCGTCGACCAGCTCGAAAAGGGCGATCCGAAGTCCAGCAAGCAGGCTGGCGCTCTTAAGCTCGGTTCCGACACTCTCCCGCCGCTCCCGCGCGACGCCACGGACCGCAACCGTACTTCTCCGTTCGCCTTCACTGGCAACAAGTTCGAATTCCGTGCACCGGGTTCTAGCCAGAGCTGCTCTGAACCGAACGTCATCCTCAACACGATCGTTGCCGAAGCATTCGACATCATCGCAGACAAGCTCGCCAACGTTCCTGCAGAAAAGTTCCACGAAGAACTCCAGAACCTCTTGCAGAAGATTGTCAAGGAACACAAGCGCGTTATCTTCAACGGCAACGGTTACACGGACGAATGGGTCGAAGAAGCTGCAAAGCGCGGCCTCCCGAACACCCGCACCACCATGGAAGCCCTCCAGGCACTCAACAAGAAAGAAAACGTCGCCCTCTTCGAAAAGTACGGCGTGTTCAACAAGCGCGAACTCGATTCCCGCTACGAAGTCAACATGGAAGACTACCACAAGAAGATTCACATCGAAGGCGAAATCGCTCGCGACATGGCGAAGGACATCATTCTCCCGCAGGCCATCGAAGCTTACTCCGCTGCTCTCAAGGCAAACGAAATGGCTCTGAACCAGGGCTTCCCGGCTCTCGATTCTTACGCCAAGCCGCTTGGCGAAGGTATCAAGAAGCTCCTCGCTGCAATCGAAGTGATGGAAAAGGCCCTCGCCGGGAAGCACGAAGATATCTTGAACGGTATGCTCGACCTCCGCTTGATCGTGGACTCTCTCGAAAAGATCGTCCCGGACGAAAAGTGGCCGCTTCCGAAGTACCGCGAGATGTTGTTCATTTACTAA
- a CDS encoding formate/nitrite transporter family protein, which yields MINFIKSVYSGLCIGLGGTAFLSCDNKILGSFLFGLGLFTILNFGFNLFTGKVGYFVNKRPNYWGFLVIVWLGNFVGTFLFAKMMAATRYGEALQAKANALCIIKDSDSPLSLVVLGIFCGMLMFIAADGYKTIENQVGKVFTVFLPVMVFILSGFEHCIADMFYFSLASDFSLTMFKALFAITIGNTIGGGLIPLMQKLKDKAPNI from the coding sequence ATGATTAATTTTATCAAATCCGTCTATTCCGGCCTTTGCATCGGCCTCGGCGGTACAGCATTTCTCTCTTGTGACAATAAAATTTTGGGATCGTTCCTTTTCGGTCTTGGACTTTTCACCATCCTGAATTTCGGATTCAACCTTTTTACGGGCAAAGTCGGATACTTTGTCAACAAGAGACCCAACTACTGGGGATTCCTCGTCATCGTCTGGCTCGGCAACTTCGTCGGAACATTCCTGTTTGCAAAAATGATGGCCGCGACCCGCTACGGCGAGGCACTCCAAGCCAAAGCAAACGCACTTTGCATTATTAAAGATAGTGACAGTCCCTTAAGCCTTGTAGTGCTCGGCATCTTTTGCGGCATGCTCATGTTCATCGCGGCCGACGGTTACAAGACCATCGAAAATCAGGTCGGAAAAGTCTTCACCGTGTTCCTCCCCGTCATGGTCTTCATCTTGAGCGGATTCGAACACTGCATTGCAGACATGTTCTATTTCTCGCTCGCGAGCGACTTCTCTTTGACAATGTTCAAAGCGCTTTTCGCCATCACAATCGGTAACACAATTGGCGGCGGGCTCATCCCGCTTATGCAAAAGCTGAAAGACAAAGCCCCGAACATTTAA
- a CDS encoding LL-diaminopimelate aminotransferase: MNESYINSYYDRLPGSYLFSTIAQKIKEYQGSHANADIIRLGIGDVTTPLIPEVIKAMHAAVDEMAVKGTFRGYGPEQGYDFVREAIVRGEYTARGIEMDPNDIFVSDGSKCDVANIQELFSENVKIAIPDPVYPVYLDSNVMAGRTGVLQADGHFSEVTYLASTAENNFQPDLPKNPVQLIYLCSPNNPTGTVLTRETLQKFVNYANENGALILFDGAYNCYIQDETLPHSIFEIPGARTCAIEFRSFSKTAGFTGVRCAYTVIPHELSKLHAMWNRRQCTKFNGVSYVTQRAAEAIYSPVGWQQTKEVIAGYMRTAGVIRQELTAAGYTVFGGEHAPYIWWKIPDGEKSFDFFDRLLATCEVVGTPGSGFGPCGEGYFRLTAFGDYERTCEALRRIRERL; the protein is encoded by the coding sequence ATGAACGAATCTTACATTAACTCCTACTACGATCGCCTTCCTGGCAGCTACCTCTTCTCGACCATTGCCCAGAAAATCAAGGAATATCAGGGCTCGCATGCAAATGCGGATATCATCCGTCTTGGCATTGGCGATGTGACGACTCCGCTTATTCCCGAGGTCATCAAGGCCATGCATGCCGCTGTTGACGAAATGGCGGTGAAGGGTACTTTCCGCGGTTATGGTCCGGAACAGGGTTATGATTTTGTGCGCGAGGCAATTGTTCGTGGCGAATACACGGCTCGCGGCATCGAGATGGACCCGAACGATATTTTTGTGAGCGATGGTTCCAAGTGCGATGTGGCGAACATTCAGGAACTTTTTTCAGAAAATGTAAAGATTGCAATTCCTGATCCTGTTTACCCGGTTTATTTGGACTCGAATGTGATGGCTGGACGTACGGGTGTTCTTCAGGCAGATGGTCATTTCTCGGAAGTAACTTACCTTGCTTCGACGGCCGAAAACAATTTCCAGCCGGACTTGCCGAAAAATCCGGTGCAGTTGATTTACCTTTGCAGCCCGAACAACCCGACGGGTACGGTGCTCACTCGCGAAACGCTCCAGAAGTTTGTCAACTACGCAAACGAAAACGGAGCGCTGATTTTGTTTGATGGCGCCTACAACTGCTACATTCAGGACGAAACGCTCCCGCATTCGATTTTTGAAATTCCGGGTGCTCGTACTTGCGCGATTGAATTCCGTAGCTTCAGCAAGACGGCAGGCTTTACGGGCGTGCGTTGCGCTTATACGGTCATTCCGCACGAACTTTCGAAGCTCCATGCGATGTGGAATCGTCGCCAGTGCACCAAGTTCAATGGTGTGAGCTATGTGACTCAGCGTGCTGCTGAAGCGATTTATTCTCCGGTGGGTTGGCAACAGACGAAGGAAGTGATTGCCGGTTATATGCGCACGGCTGGCGTGATTCGTCAGGAATTGACTGCGGCCGGCTACACGGTGTTCGGCGGTGAGCATGCTCCGTACATTTGGTGGAAGATTCCAGATGGTGAAAAATCGTTCGACTTCTTTGACCGCCTGCTTGCTACTTGCGAAGTCGTGGGTACGCCGGGAAGTGGCTTTGGCCCGTGTGGCGAAGGTTACTTCCGCTTGACTGCTTTTGGCGATTACGAACGCACCTGCGAAGCGCTGAGAAGAATCAGAGAACGGTTGTAA